The DNA segment TAATCTTGCGCATGCTATAGGTTTTTCGCAGGCATTAATCCTTGATGACTTTTGATCATTATCATCTACATACACATAATCTGAATATACAATGTCAATATCAGGTCTTAATTCTAATGCTACTGTAAGCGTTTGAATTGTTAAAGGGTGAATATAGTCATCTGAGTCTAATAGAAAAATATATCTACCTCTTGCCATTGATATTGCTTTATTACGAGCAAAGCCAACACCAACATTTAAAGTATTGGTTATAATCTTTATCAACTTATTATCACTGTACAGAAAACCTAGTATTTCATTAGTTGAATCTGTAGATGCATCATCGCAAACCACAACTTCATAGTTAATTTCTGTTTCTTGCATAATACAAGAATTAATACATGCCTCTATATATGACTGCGAATTGTAAGCAGGTATTACTATTGAAACGTGTGGATGCATATTTTTCATTATTCTATAACTTCCATTGATAAAGAATCACCCTTAATCAGATCTACAATTGTACTCTTACCAAGAACATTATCGATATGTATTGGTAATAAAGAGTTTGTAGGTCTAAGAATAGCTATGTGGTGGCCCTCTAATCTAGTTCCTGCTGGAATTGCTTTAGCTGCATATAGGCCTCGACGAGCATGTAATCTGGCCATCTCTTGACTCTTTAAATCAGGAATTCCCTCTCCAAGCAACTTAATTAATTTCTTTTCCCTTATTCTTAACTCTAATAAATCTTCTGCTGTCATTGCGTGGTAATGGTCATTTCCTGCCTTTATTCGTGAGGTAGTAAAATGCTTTTCTATAAATACTGCTCCCGAAGTAATAGCAGCCAAAATACAGTCAAAGCCTTCAGGTACTGGAACGTGGCAAGAATAACCAATACTAATATTCTGATCGGCAAAATGATCCTTTAGAGTTGATACCATTGAAATATTTGCATTATCAATTTCACATGGATAGTTAAGAACACAATGAAGTACCGTTAAATGTATCTTTGTATTTTTTATTATATGATTAACTGTGTAATCTATTTCATCAATTGTACTTGCACCTGTAGATAAAACTATAGGTTTATTTTTTTCTATTATATGATCTATTAAAGGCAAATTTGTAATATCTGATGAGCTGATCTTATGAAAAGGTACATAAGGGTCAAAGGTATCAATTAAATCTGGATCAAAGCAGGTAACAACAAAGTCCAAGTGATATTTTTTACATGCTTCAATCAAAGGTTTGTAAAAGTCAAGATCATTTTGCTCAAGTCGTTTAAATAAAGAGTATTGAGTTCTTTCTGACTCTTTATCTGTATCCCAATAAGCTGGAGAATGTTGTGCTGCTAATTTATCTGCTTCATAACATTGAAATTTGACACCACTTGCTCCTGCAATGGAAGCGGTCTTAATCATCTCCAGAGCCAGGTCTAATGACCCTCCATGATTAACTCCAATCTCAGCTAGCATATAAGCAGGTTTCATACAAGTGATATCTAGCATTAATCAATTTACATTAAAATAGTGTATTTGATCAATTGAGTTGTTTAATAGTTACAGACGTAAGAACTTTATTCTAAAAATATAAAAGTGATCCCTTAGTAAACATCTGGTTAGTTGTAAAGAGAATATTACTTAGTTGAGTATAAAATTCTAATCAAGATAGAGAGTGAAAATGTTAAATGATATCTCTAAATGTTCCTTGTATAATATCTTCTATAGTTATTAATATCTTTCTTATAAAATGTTTAGAAAATACATTAGGACGTTTGGTTATATATATAATTAATTTTTCTGGTATGCTTAGTATTCTAGATAGTCTAGAGACTGGCAATGTGATTGAATGCACTTTGTAAATACCATCAACCCTTTCAAAGCCATCTAGAGGATCAAAATAACTCATCAAATAATTAGCAAAGATAATTGCATTTTTGGAATCTAATATTTTAATTTTATTTAATTTACGATTATTAGCTTTTAGGAAATCGATGCAATCTATAGCAGAATTAAAGTTATATCCTATGTTAAGTGGAGAGTATGGAGAAGGTCCTATTTGAATTAATAATTTTTTCCAATAGGAGGCCTCAAGGGAGATCGAAGACGCAAATGTAATGACTGCATCTGCTTTGTCAAGTAAAGCATAAGAGTCAATAACACTATCAGGATCATGTACTGTAACATTATCTCTTTTTGGAAGACTTCTTATTGATTGCAATGAAGAAGTTCTCACTCCTATTTGATTAGGATGGATTCTTATTACTATCTCAAAGTCTTCTGAAGGAAGGTTTGTAATTAACTTAAAGATTTCCTTTGACTGTAATACTTTCCTTTGACTGATACCCCAATCATTGCCTAAAAATCTATATTCGTCATCAGAAGAAGTATAGATTACAATTAATTGCTTTGATTTATTTAATTTTCCATAAAAACCTAACTGCTGCTTATCAGTATAAGAAGTTTCAAATGTGCTTTTCTGATTTCGTCTATCATTAAAATATTTTATAGCTACTTTGGTAGATTGTTCAGGATTTTTATAAAAGAGTAGATTAGCTCGCTTTATAGCCTCATGTGCATTATGTAAGTCTATGTTTTTATTTATATAGGGTCTATATTGCTGTCTGACATCATAAACACTAAAGTCTATTCCAGAATTTCTTGCTGCTTCCTTAGCTGCTTTACCACAAGAGTATCGACCATTAAAGATATATAACTCTTTTATATCATAAATTCTAATTATTTCCTTTATGGACTTATAGGTCTTTATAGATGCAATATGTAATCGCTTTAGAATAAATTTCCAAATACAACTTAAATCTGATATAGATTCAGCTCTAGTATGCGAGGCGACACTAGACATAGCTCCCAAGAAAAGACTGTTAGGTGTATATGTTATATCTTTAGGTTTAAACTCAGATAAATAAATATATTTTATGCCTGAAATATTGCAAATCCTAGTAGCTCTTAACCTGCAAAAATAACAAGTAGCTGGCAAGCCTGTTGGGTTGATGCTACAACCACCAAATTTACCATCACATATAATTCCAAGAATAGATGATTTATTGCTTATCTTTTGTAAATTTATAATATGAGCAAGATGTAGTTCTGCTACAGGTGAAAAGTTAGCTAAGCTTAGGAAGACAGCATATTCATATTTATCCATCTACAAGTGATTTATATTGTGATTGAACTCAACTTTAAAAGGGATACAAAAAAAGAGTATCACGGATTTGATTAAATACTCTTTTAAAATAGCATAAGATAAGGGAAAGTACAATCAACAAAAATGCTAGATAAACCTCTTATTACTTTGATTATAAAGAAATATAATGATCAACGGATTAAAATTTAAACTAGAATGTTCTTAAAATAGAAACTATAGAAAGTGAAAATGATTCCTCAGAATATGGCTTTGCTATTAATGAAGAGTAATTAGACATTTTGTTTAGCTCTATATCCGTAAGATTCTCGAATCTAAACATAACATCAACAATTTCATTCAAATCACTTTCATTAAAAATAAATCCATTTACACCATTAACTAGAAGGTCTGATGAAGATCCAACATTTTCAGACAAAGCAAGAAGCATTCCTGAAGAGGCTGCCTCAACAGCAACAGTTCCCCAGTGTTCTATTCTACTTGGCAAAATAAGAGTGTAATGTGATCTATAAAGCATAGATAATTTTTCTGGTTGGAGGAAATCTTCTTCAGAGATAGAATTGGATTTAGGTATCTCATAATTACCACTGCCAACAATCTTTAGAGACCATTCACCTCCTAGTTCCTTATATCTAATAAATGATTTAATAAGCATATCAATACCTTTTCTATGTATTTTTTGACCTACGAATAAAAAAGTCTTTTTTCTTTTAATTTTTGAATTAATATCTAATATATTAGGAAAATATTTAGATGAATAACCATAATATCCCCCATAGATTTTACTTGAATCAACACCAAATAATCTCAAAAGATTTCTTGCCTTTTCACCAGGAACTAAATATAAGTCTGCAATTTTAGAAATATAGAATCTAAAGTAAACAGAGCCAATTAATTGTCTTGGTGTATATCTTAGGTTATTATCTACCATCATCACAACTTTAGTTCCTAAGGGTTTTAATTTCTTAGCCAATGCAAGCCATACATTATGAGACCATCCTGTAATAATAAGAAGCTTTATCTTGCTTAGGTTGTCTCCAAGATATTGAATAGGGTCTTCATTTTCTTTTAGATATATAGGTGGATACTTTAAGTTAGAGAATCCTTGATATGGTACATTAGGTTTATCTGAAAAGACAGTTACTTCCAGACCGCAATCAAAAAGTGATTCTATTCTTGTAGCACAAACAGGGTATCCTTCCCAATATATGACGATCATATCTAAAACTCAATCTTATATTTATATAATACAAAGTCTGAATTACATATACTCATACAACTATTAGATTCTTCTAAGCATAATAAATGATGCTTTCTATTTACTCTTAGTAAATCACTTGAATATAGACTTGCCATTCTTTTATTATATTTTTTGAACTATAACGCAAGTGAAAGATTTTTCCTTCGTCTCTCATCTAAGCTATAGTTTGAATTCATTGATAGAGATAGATATTCTATCAATAACAATTTTGAATTTACATTATCATGATTACTCAAAGCAAATACTCTTAAGAATTAAATTGAAATGAAGTTTAATACTAATTATATACTGTTGAATGTAATATTTTTCATCTGTGATTTATCTAAAAGCATGCCAAATTAGCTATTAGTAAAAAACAAACCTTCCTATATTCTAAATTTAATGCAAATTAGATATAACTGAAATGGTCATAAGTCTAGTTAAAAGGAATCATGCTCCAATTTGCGATAAAGTTGTAGTAACGAATAATTTTTAGTTCTGAAAGCATTCCATTGTGACTAAATTAGTTAAAAACCTAGTGACTGGAGGAGCAGGTTTTTTAGGCTCTCACTTAATAGATCGATTAATGGAAGCTGGGGAAGAGGTCATTTGTCTTGACAACTTCTTTACAGGTCGTAAGGAAAATATTATTCAATGGATTCACAACCCTAGATTTGAATTGATTAGGCATGATGTAACCAAGCCAATCCAACTTGAAGTAGATAAAATTTGGCACTTAGCTTGTCCTGCTTCTCCTGTTAGCTATCAATACAATCCAATAAAGACTTCTAAGACAAATTTTCTAGGTACATATAATATGCTTGGCTTAGCTCGTCGTGTAAAAGCTCGTTTTTTATTAGCCTCTACTAGTGAAATATATGGTAATCCAGAGGTTCACCCTCAACCAGAGACTTATAAAGGTGCTGTAAATACAATTGGCTTAAGAAGTTGTTACGATGAAGGCAAAAGGATAGCAGAAACTCTTACATATGACTATTACAGAATGCATGGAATAGATATTCGTATTGCTCGCATCTTCAATACGTATGGTCCAAGAATGGATCAATCAGATGGGAGAGTAATTAGTAATTTTGTAGTTCAAGGGTTAAAAAACAATCCTATTACCATTTATGGTGATGGTAGTCAGACAAGATCATTTTGTTATGTTGATGACTTAATCAAAGGTCTTATAAAATTAATGGGATGCAATCATACTGGTCCAATAAATCTAGGGAACACCGAGGAATTTACTATTAAACAACTAGCTGAAATGATCAGATCAAAAATAGATGGGAATATTAAACTAGTAAATAAAAGTCTGCCGGAAGAAGACCCTCTACAAAGACAGCCAATAATATCTCTTGCTAAAAAAGAGCTTGACTGGGAACCATTGATTTCCATCGATGATGGTTTAGATAGGACTATTAATTACTTCAAGTCTCAACTAATGATTTAAGATGATTGGCTTAAGATAAATTAGTATGTTTTAAATTGTCTCCTTAAAACTTTTTAAATATAGTCTAGATATTGATATTTCAATGATTTGAATATTTTATTAAAGTTTTTGATCGACTCTGTTCCATTCTGGGACAAGCTTTGATAATAAATCCAAGGTTTTAATCACGTTTCTTTCTTTTAATAATTCCCTTAGTATTTCAACCTCTTTCCACAATTTTTCATATGGTATTGATTTTTCTTTAGCTTTATAAATAAGTTTATGTTGGGTTGGGATAGGTTTTGCATCAATAAGTAATTCTTCATAAAGCTTTTCTCCAGGTCGTAAGCCTGTGGAAATTATTTCAATGTCCCCATTCGGATTATCATTATCTAAAACACTAAGGCCACTTAATCTAATCATTTGTTTTGCCAAATCTATAATGCGAACTGGCTCTCCCATATCTAGTAAAAACACATCCCCTCCTTGAGCAAGCACTGATGCTTGAATTACTAGCTGTGCCGCTTCTGGAATAGTCATAAAGTATCGGACCATATTTTCATGTGTGATTGTTAAAGGTCCTCCCTCTTTAATCTGCTTAAGAAATAAAGGTACTACTGAACCAGAGGAACCTAAAACATTGCCAAACCGTACCATTGCATAACAAGTTTTAGATTCAATTGAAGTCTTACTTTTATTATTTATATCATCACTCTGTTGAGCTGCTGCTTGCATTATGAGCTCTGCTAGCCTTTTAGATGCTCCCATTATATTTGTTGGTCTTATAGCCTTATCGGTTGAAATCAAGATCATCTTCTTTACCGAAAATTCTGATACTATTTCACAAAGAATATAGGTTGAAATAACATTATTTATTATTCCTTCGATTGGGTTTTCCTCTACAATTGGAACATGTTTATAAGCTGCTGAATGATAGACAATATCTATATTGTAAGTATTGAATATTTTTCTTAAAAGTGTTTCATCTTTAGCATCACCTAAAAGAGATATTATTTGAATCTGATTATTAATTGACTTTTTCAGCTCTTGCGTAACAGCATAAAGGTTAGGTTCACTTATATCTAAAAGTATTAGCTTAGATGGCTTAAGATCTAATATTTGACGACATAGTTCACTACCTATAGAGCCACCTGCTCCTGTAACAAATACGATGGAAGAAGTTATCCCTGGACCAAGTAAAGAAGGGTCAGCAGGAACAGAATTTCGACATAGTATGTCATCTATAGAAATAGGTTTAAGATCTTCAATTTTAGTTCTCCCAGATATAAGGTCATCTATTGAGGGGATCTGAAATATTGGTAGTTCATATTTTTGTATATTGTTGAATATCTCCATTCTCTTTGCTCGGCTTAAGGAAGGCATAGCTATTAATATTTGGTCAATATTGTCAACAAAAGAGGGAATTAAATCTGGTGATTTTATAGGTTTGCCATATAACCTTCTCTGCCAAAGAGTTGGATCATCATCTATGAAATTTTTAACGATATGTGTGTTGCCAATCTCTAACGAAATAGCTAGTTGAGCACCTGCCGATCCAGCTCCGTAAATTGATACTCGTGGAAGCTTAGAATTAGATGAAGAATTTGTAAATCTAAGTATATCTCTGAAAAATAATCTAGATATAGAGGTCGCTGAAGTTAACACTATCCAAAAGAGGAACCATGTATTAAATGAAGGTATAGATAATCGAAATATTATCCCATAGAGATATGTTAAAACAAGGAATGAGAGATTTCTAAATGCCAAGAAATATATAACAAAACTACTAAAATATCTTGTTAAACTTTGATATCTAGCTGTAAAAGTATAAATTAATATGGCTGAAAGAGGAACTGCATAAAACATCCATCCATATGCATGTGCAATTTTGGATTTATACAAAAGCAGTCCTGATGGAAGGCCTAAAAGAGGTATGTCTAGCCTAAGGTAAAGACATAAAAAAATGATAAATGGTATTAGTAAAAAATCTGATGCTAATAGCAAAGTTAATTTAGTCCTTGGCTTAAGCTTTAAAAGCGCTTGAAAGAAAGAAGTATATTTGCTTATTATAGTCATTCAGATAGAAACTATATAGAGCTTATAAATATAATTACAAATATAGCAAATATATAATATATTTCAAGATATATTTATCTAGAGATAATTATAGTTTTCTAAGAATAGCTATATTGAATGGAATCGCAAAGTACTTTTCTAAAGTTAATCCGGCTACAATTACATAGATCAATGAAAGGAAAAGCCCATTTACATCGAATAAGAAGTAAAGGAGTGAGCATATAAAAGTAGAAATTATGTAAAGAGTCGATACAAAGGCATGACTCATACCAGCCTGATGAAGCCTTTGATAGAGATGTACTTTATGAGGAGAAAAAATAGGTTGCTTTGCTATATAGCGCCTTAACACACAAGTAAATGCATCTAGTAGTAATGGGGATGCCATGGTTAGAGCAAAGATTGAAAGCTGTGGTGTTGGGAGATGGAAAATCAATGTTGATAACAAAGCTCCTAAGAATAGGCTTCCAATGTCTCCCATAAACAATGCTGCTGGTTGCCAATTGAAAAGAAGGAATGCAAATATGGAGCCACAGATAGGTATAAGCACCGGGAAAGATATAAAAGAAATTGAAAGCAATATTACAAACATAGATCCTGCAAGCAATCCATCTATTCCATCCATAAAATTAATAAAGTTAATTACTGATGTCGAAAATAACAAAGAAATTATAATAGTAATTAGGTAAGGGATATCAAGATCTAATAAATAGATCTGAAATGGTGAGTTATTAATAATAAAATATGAGGTTAAGAGTTGGATTAAATATTTGTGAAATGGTTTTAAGTGATACTTATCATCAAAAAGACCTGCGATAGCTATCGGTAAAAGAATTAAAGTATTTAAAGATGAAAATATAGTAGAGGTTAATAGAGATAAGGTTACAAATACAATGCCTCCAGCAGATGGCTTAGGCAAAACATGTGAGCTTCTGTTATTGGGTATATCTATGAAGTTAGATGTAAGTACTGGAATAATTAGAGATATACAAATATAAGAGATAATAAAAGATAAAATAAAATATATAATCTTTAATATATAAGTTTCTAAATAAAACATCGATAAAAGTCAGTATTGTATGATACTAGTATATATAAGTAACATTGTAGCTTATATGGAATTCAAATACTTTTGAAGTGCTACGTCTTTAGCTAAATATTTATTATAATAATTCTTACCATTTTGACCATATTTTACTAATTTCTCTGGTTGTCTTGCGTAATATAATAGGAATTCAGAAATTTTTGATATATTATAATTTTGAAAAGAAAAACCTGCCTCAGCTTGTTCTAAATAATAACTTATATCAGAAGGCGGTCCAATATATAAGACAGGTATACCCCTAGACATATAACCAAATAATTTACTTGGAACTACTAAGCCTGAAAAACTTTGTTTTAGGCTAACTAGTCCTAATGTTGATAATGATAAAGATTTTGGCAGCATTTCCATTTGAACCAAAGGCATTATATAAACAATATTATGTAATTTGGAATTATTTACTCTAACTTTTATCTGATCTGCTTTCGTTGAATTAGTAAAGATAAGTACTTTGATATTTGACAGAGATAAAGATACATACTCAACTGCTTCTAAAAAAGATTCCAACTCATGAGAATTCCCGATATTACCTGAATAGACGATATTAAATGTACCATATAGTTTATATTTTTGAACAAAGGGATTTTTTTCGGGATCTATATCTTCTATAGGACCTGTAGACCAATTACTAATAATATCTATATTTGTACTTTTGACTCCTTTTATCATGAGTCTTTTAGACATATATGGTCCCAATGAATAAACAGTTTGAGCTCGCGAATAAGAGGCGTTAAAGATTATTTGGGTTAGAGGTTGTATTATTTTTGTCCACCTATTGTTGAAAGTTGCGTTGAAAACCTCTGGATAAAGATCCATTGCAATTATTTTATATGGAATGTTCCTGAGACTGGCTGCTAAGGCTGTTACTAAGATCAAAAATGGTGGATTAGTTTGAATTAAAAATAGAGAAGGCTTATTAGAGCTGAGAAAATATATAAGAACTGATAATGAAAAGTAAATATCGTTAAATAATCTATGGAAATAGTTCCTGGGTTTAAATATTATAGGGTTTACTCTCTTGATAGGTATTCCTTTAAATGAAGGTGGTCTTCCAGAAATTATTGTAGATGAGTTTTGATAGCTGACTGATGAACAAATAACATTAATATTATAACCATTTTGATTAAGGTGATTGACTATATCTCTGGACAACTGAGCTCCAGACCAATCCTCTGGATAAAAATACTGTTCTGCAAAGTAGATATTAGGTTTGGTATTCAATTTAAGTTATAAGCTTAATTTAGATTATATAGCAAATATTAGATGAATTATGAATTTCTTATTATTTTTTATCCAAAATAATATAAGGATAGTTTGTTAATTATAAATAGTATTGACAATGTATCATTATTAAAACTGGATTATGATGTCAAATAAAATTCTTGTGTATTCTATCCCAATGCATTGTTTCTAAACACTTAATACAATTTCCACAACAATTAAAGTTTTTAATATTATCTCGGTCGATTATATATTCTGTCAGTGAGTTTTTAGGAAACCATTTAGGGTAAGGGTGGAAGAGGCCATAATGTGAACCAGGTAAAAAGATTGTTATACGAGATCCTAAGTAAACTGTTAAATGAGCAGGGAATGAATCTGATGCAATGATATGATTAGAAGAAGTTATAAGATTTACTAAATCAGTTAAACTTGCATAGTGGTTAGCATAAGAATCTATACGTTTATCTGATTCATAATAAGATACCATGATTCTATTATTGGATGAGTTTAGAGTAATTATTTCGTCTATAATTGATTGTGGTATTTCTTTATTTGGGCCTGTTTTGGAGGCAACTCCTACAGAAGGTAGAACAAGGATATCATTATAAGCTTTATCTTTTGATCTTGCTAGATATGAATTGTGAACATTGAAAATTATATTATCTCGTATTAATTGTGGATCAATCCTAAAATAATTGGATGATGTTGAAATTAATATGTCCAAAACATGGGTTGATTTTTTCGATTCATTAAGGAAAAATTTAGTATCTGAAGAATTCGCTTTAAGTTTACGGGAACCAATTAGTGACAGGAAAATATATTGTACTGCTAGATATACAAACTTTAAATTAATGGGTGCTTTTGTCCTGAGAGGCCTCCAGTATCTATAGAAGGTTATATTGTACTTAAATTTATATTTTATTAAATCTATTAAAGGGAAAAATGATCGTTCTAATGGGCTCAACTCAAATACAGGTTTTTCTACTGGATCGTTTGTAGTTATAATATTGATATTGGTTTTAAGTAGTTTCTGTATTTGTCTAGCTATTGAATAGTAATGTGGTTGCACTATAAGCATAAATTCCAAGTCATGTCGAATATTATCAATGGACGCTAGTACTATGGTATCTAAAAATATATCGCCAACTTGTCTCTGAGATAAAATATATATTTTGCTGGTAGAGGTCATTCTATTTATCTAAAGATTTACATATTTCATTAATAAGTATTCTATGAACTGTATCAATTACAAAATTGTTGTTACTAACAACATTGAAAATATTTGTTTGGTTTAGAGTTAGTTTAGATTTTCCAGCAAATTGAAATACGTTATCTATACAAAGGTTACTTTTAAGGTGATCTAGTGTATTTTTGATTTTTATATCATCTTCTTGGTAGCTGATAGCGATTATGACATCATTTGGACCTGTTAAATTTTCTATATCATGTAAATCATTTGAATCCTCTATAAATGTTTTAATATTCAATATGTTATTAGTCTTATGTCTAAAAGAGGTAAGACTATTTAGCTGTTGATAAAAATCCCTAGAAGTATTATTACCAAAGGTTATAATACGAGAATTATTTGACATGGCTAATCTAATTTTCTGACTAATAGTATTTGTATAGTTCAGAATACTTTGACGACTTTCTTTAATTGCTGCTATAAGTGAATCTATATCTTTAGTAATGTGATTTTCTTGATAATTTTTTTGGATGATTTGATTAGCTATCTTAGTAGAGCTAAAACCGTCCTTTAAAGGAAATATTCTGATATCTTTTACAAGATCAAAACCTACTACATCATTCTTGTTATAATCGCCTCCTTTTACTATTATATCTGGTTGTAAAGTTTGTATAAGGTGATATGGAGTCTGTTCATTAAATAACAATACTTCATCTGCTATTTGCAATGATTGTAAAAACCCCTTCCTTATTTTTTCATCCAGGAAGGGACGGTGAGTGCCTTTATTAAGTTTAACTGATAAGTCACTATTAATTCCTATTATTAATATATCTCCTATAGATTTACAATATAATAATAATTCTATATGTCCTTGATGAACAATATCGAAACATCCGTTTGTAAAAACCTTTATTTGTTTCATGATTTTTCCAAGTCTTTGTTATTTGCTACATAAGCTCCGAAATGAGAAACAGCTATCCCAGCTAGCTTATTTGCAAATTGCAATGATTCATCTATGTTCTTTCCTTTATCAATTGAATGTGTTAGCCCTGCTAAAAAAGTATCGCCTGCTCCAGTAA comes from the Prochlorococcus sp. MIT 0603 genome and includes:
- a CDS encoding N-acetylneuraminate synthase family protein, translating into MKPAYMLAEIGVNHGGSLDLALEMIKTASIAGASGVKFQCYEADKLAAQHSPAYWDTDKESERTQYSLFKRLEQNDLDFYKPLIEACKKYHLDFVVTCFDPDLIDTFDPYVPFHKISSSDITNLPLIDHIIEKNKPIVLSTGASTIDEIDYTVNHIIKNTKIHLTVLHCVLNYPCEIDNANISMVSTLKDHFADQNISIGYSCHVPVPEGFDCILAAITSGAVFIEKHFTTSRIKAGNDHYHAMTAEDLLELRIREKKLIKLLGEGIPDLKSQEMARLHARRGLYAAKAIPAGTRLEGHHIAILRPTNSLLPIHIDNVLGKSTIVDLIKGDSLSMEVIE
- a CDS encoding adenylyltransferase/cytidyltransferase family protein, with the protein product MKQIKVFTNGCFDIVHQGHIELLLYCKSIGDILIIGINSDLSVKLNKGTHRPFLDEKIRKGFLQSLQIADEVLLFNEQTPYHLIQTLQPDIIVKGGDYNKNDVVGFDLVKDIRIFPLKDGFSSTKIANQIIQKNYQENHITKDIDSLIAAIKESRQSILNYTNTISQKIRLAMSNNSRIITFGNNTSRDFYQQLNSLTSFRHKTNNILNIKTFIEDSNDLHDIENLTGPNDVIIAISYQEDDIKIKNTLDHLKSNLCIDNVFQFAGKSKLTLNQTNIFNVVSNNNFVIDTVHRILINEICKSLDK
- a CDS encoding glycosyltransferase family 4 protein, which codes for MNTKPNIYFAEQYFYPEDWSGAQLSRDIVNHLNQNGYNINVICSSVSYQNSSTIISGRPPSFKGIPIKRVNPIIFKPRNYFHRLFNDIYFSLSVLIYFLSSNKPSLFLIQTNPPFLILVTALAASLRNIPYKIIAMDLYPEVFNATFNNRWTKIIQPLTQIIFNASYSRAQTVYSLGPYMSKRLMIKGVKSTNIDIISNWSTGPIEDIDPEKNPFVQKYKLYGTFNIVYSGNIGNSHELESFLEAVEYVSLSLSNIKVLIFTNSTKADQIKVRVNNSKLHNIVYIMPLVQMEMLPKSLSLSTLGLVSLKQSFSGLVVPSKLFGYMSRGIPVLYIGPPSDISYYLEQAEAGFSFQNYNISKISEFLLYYARQPEKLVKYGQNGKNYYNKYLAKDVALQKYLNSI
- a CDS encoding polysaccharide biosynthesis protein — encoded protein: MLLASDFLLIPFIIFLCLYLRLDIPLLGLPSGLLLYKSKIAHAYGWMFYAVPLSAILIYTFTARYQSLTRYFSSFVIYFLAFRNLSFLVLTYLYGIIFRLSIPSFNTWFLFWIVLTSATSISRLFFRDILRFTNSSSNSKLPRVSIYGAGSAGAQLAISLEIGNTHIVKNFIDDDPTLWQRRLYGKPIKSPDLIPSFVDNIDQILIAMPSLSRAKRMEIFNNIQKYELPIFQIPSIDDLISGRTKIEDLKPISIDDILCRNSVPADPSLLGPGITSSIVFVTGAGGSIGSELCRQILDLKPSKLILLDISEPNLYAVTQELKKSINNQIQIISLLGDAKDETLLRKIFNTYNIDIVYHSAAYKHVPIVEENPIEGIINNVISTYILCEIVSEFSVKKMILISTDKAIRPTNIMGASKRLAELIMQAAAQQSDDINNKSKTSIESKTCYAMVRFGNVLGSSGSVVPLFLKQIKEGGPLTITHENMVRYFMTIPEAAQLVIQASVLAQGGDVFLLDMGEPVRIIDLAKQMIRLSGLSVLDNDNPNGDIEIISTGLRPGEKLYEELLIDAKPIPTQHKLIYKAKEKSIPYEKLWKEVEILRELLKERNVIKTLDLLSKLVPEWNRVDQKL
- a CDS encoding UDP-glucuronic acid decarboxylase family protein, which codes for MVTKLVKNLVTGGAGFLGSHLIDRLMEAGEEVICLDNFFTGRKENIIQWIHNPRFELIRHDVTKPIQLEVDKIWHLACPASPVSYQYNPIKTSKTNFLGTYNMLGLARRVKARFLLASTSEIYGNPEVHPQPETYKGAVNTIGLRSCYDEGKRIAETLTYDYYRMHGIDIRIARIFNTYGPRMDQSDGRVISNFVVQGLKNNPITIYGDGSQTRSFCYVDDLIKGLIKLMGCNHTGPINLGNTEEFTIKQLAEMIRSKIDGNIKLVNKSLPEEDPLQRQPIISLAKKELDWEPLISIDDGLDRTINYFKSQLMI
- a CDS encoding glycosyltransferase family 4 protein; translated protein: MIVIYWEGYPVCATRIESLFDCGLEVTVFSDKPNVPYQGFSNLKYPPIYLKENEDPIQYLGDNLSKIKLLIITGWSHNVWLALAKKLKPLGTKVVMMVDNNLRYTPRQLIGSVYFRFYISKIADLYLVPGEKARNLLRLFGVDSSKIYGGYYGYSSKYFPNILDINSKIKRKKTFLFVGQKIHRKGIDMLIKSFIRYKELGGEWSLKIVGSGNYEIPKSNSISEEDFLQPEKLSMLYRSHYTLILPSRIEHWGTVAVEAASSGMLLALSENVGSSSDLLVNGVNGFIFNESDLNEIVDVMFRFENLTDIELNKMSNYSSLIAKPYSEESFSLSIVSILRTF
- a CDS encoding glycosyltransferase family 2 protein, which translates into the protein MKNMHPHVSIVIPAYNSQSYIEACINSCIMQETEINYEVVVCDDASTDSTNEILGFLYSDNKLIKIITNTLNVGVGFARNKAISMARGRYIFLLDSDDYIHPLTIQTLTVALELRPDIDIVYSDYVYVDDNDQKSSRINACEKPIACARLVRKSVFARHGLYESLRIGEEREFASRLNANGINSLHLPLPLYRYRQHSMSLTSEYEQKRTYDKSHD